TTGGTGTGGCCGTAGACGTAGGCGTCGGCGCCGAGTTCTTCGACCACGTCCACCTCCACCTTCAGGCCCTCGCCCTGCGGCGCGGTTTCCAGGTCCTCCGGACGGCTGCCCAGCGTGACCGTGGAGCCGTGCGCCTCTTCGAGGACGTCGCGCGGCACGGGGTAAACAGTGCCGCCGAACTGGACGCCGCCGTCGACCACGGGAAGCTCCAGCAGGTTCATGGCGGGGGAGCCGATGAAGCCGGCAACGAAGACGTTCTTGGGGCGGTCGTAGAGGTTGCGCGGGGTGTCGACCTGCTGCAGCAGGCCGTCCTTCAGCACGGCGACGCGGTCGCCCATGGTCATGGCCTCAACCTGGTCGTGCGTCACGTAGACGGTGGTGACGCCGAGGCGGCGGGTCAGGGACGCGATCTGGGTGCGGGTCTGGACGCGAAGCTTGGCGTCCAGGTTGGACAGCGGCTCGTCCATGAGGAAGACCTGAGGGTTACGGACGATGGCGCGGCCCATGGCAACGCGCTGGCGCTGGCCGCCGGAGAGTGCCTTCGGCTTGCGGTCCAGGTACTGCTCAAGGTCAAGGAGCTTTGCGGCTTCACGGACGCGCTCGGCGCGCTCTTCCTTGGAGACGCCGGCGATCTTCAGGGCAAAGCCCATGTTGTCGGCCACAGTCATGTGCGGGTACAGCGCGTAGTTCTGGAAAACCATCGCGATGTCGCGGTCCTTCGGCGGAACATCGGTAACGTCACGGTCACCGATCAGGATGCGGCCGGCGTTGACGTCCTCAAGGCCTGCGAGCATGCGCAGGGAGGTGGACTTGCCGCAACCGGAGGGTCCCACGAGGACCAGGAATTCGCCATCGGCGATGTCGATGTTGAGCTTATCGACGGCGGGCTTATCTGTGCCCGGGTACAGACGCGTAGCGTTATCAAAAGTAACTGTAGCCACAGTTATCAATCCCTTCACCGGCAGGTACGTGCCGGACGATCCGTTGTGAATGGTTCATGTTTATTCAGTTTTGTTCCTGCAAAGTGCTCCGAGCCTGAGCCCGGGGCACAAAATGACGCCGCACGCTGGTTGTGCGCCACATCACACACAGAGTATGCCAGAGGTTGCGGTTCCTTGCGAAAATGTTACGAACGTCACATGTGCCGCTGGCCACGTCCTATCCGGACGCGGCCTGCGGATCCTCCTCGGCAACCGCGATGCTCCGCTCCTGGAGCAGGGCCTCCAGCAGTTCCGCAATGTGGACGGGAGCCTCCACCCGGTATTGGGCCTGGGTGAAATCAAGACCTACCTTGACCCCGACGTCGCCCGGTTCGAGTACCAAAAGCGTCCTCGTCCGTGACGTCGTCGGCGAACAGCACGGCAGTGGCCCCGGTGGCCTGCCGCAGGAAGGTGACACCTTCGCCCTTGGAAGCATTGACAACCGAAGTCTCCAGGACGCGTTTTCCTTCCTTCAGGAAGACTCCCTTGCGGTCCTGGAGCACCGACCGTGCTGCCGCCACTGCATCTTCTGCCACGTCGTCCTCCGCCTGGCGGGTATGCAGGACGACGCCGGCAGGCTTGTCCTCCAGGGAGGTGCCGGGCGCCTCGGCGACGATGCCGGCCAACTCGGCGCGGACCTCTTCAAGGAGCGCCTTCTGGTCCTCTTCAAGGGCCAGTTCGGTGGAGCCCGGCCCCAGCCACGCCTCGGCGCCATGGCTGCCGATCAGCAACGTGTCGACCGGCGGGGAGGCGACCTCCCGCAGGCTGGCGAGGGCACGTCCGGAGATGAGGGCCGTCGTCGTCCGCGGCAGTACGGCGAGGCCCGCGAACGCTGCGGCCGACCGTGGAAGCGGCCGCGCATCCTGTGCCCGGCCCACGATGGGCGCCATGGTGCCATCAAAATCCATGGCCACGAGCAGGTACTCCGTGCCGGCGATCCGGCGCAGGGCCTCCCGCAGTTCAGGGGAGAGCGCCAGCGGCGCCTTGGTGCGGCGGCCTTCAGGAGTCATCGCGGACCACCTTTTCATTCAGCGCGCGCAGGAAGTCCGCGGACCAGTGGTCCACGTCGTGGTCCAGGATCTGCTTGCGCATGGCCCTCATTCGGCGGGATGCTTCCCGCGGGGTCAGCTCGACGGCAGTCATGATGGTGTTCTTCAGGCCGGCAATGTCGTGCGGATTGATCAGCAGCGCCTGCTTCAGCTGGTCGGCCGCCCCGGCGAACTCGCTCAGGACCAGGGCGCCGTCGTTGTTGTTGCGCGCGGTGACATATTCCTTGGCCACGAGATTCATCCCGTCCCGCAGGGCGGTGACCAGCATGACGTCCGCGGCCAGGTACAGCGCCACCATCTCCTCGACGGGGTAGCTGTGGTGCAGATAGCGGACGGCGGTGTTTTCGAGGGTGTCGTAGGTGCCGTTGATGTGTCCAACGGTGCCTTCCACCTCTTCGCGCAGGAGCCGGTACTGTTCCACGCGTTCCCGGCTGGGGGAGGCAACCTGGATGAGGGTCGCGTCGCCCACCGTGAGCCTGCCGTCCGCCAGGAGTTCCTCGAAGGCCTTCAGCCGGTGGCGGATGCCCTTGGTGTAATCCAGCCGGTCCACGCCGAGCAGGATGGTCTTGGGGTTGCCAAGGTCCTGCCGGATCTGCCGGGCGCGTTCAATGATGTCCGGCCTGGCAGCGAGCTCGGTGATCTGCTTGACGTCGATGGAGATGGGGAAGGCCTGCGCCCGCGCGATGTGGGTCAGCTGACCGTTGTGGTCCTTGACGTGCACCTGCTGCTGCTTGACGCTGGCACCCAGGAAACGGCGCGCGGAGCGCATGAAGTTTCCGGCGTCGCTGGGCCGCTGGAAGCCCACCAGGTCGGCGCCCAGCAGGCCGTCGATGATGGCCTGGCGCCAGGGAAGCTGGGCAAAGATTTCAGGCGGCGGGAACGGGATGTGGTTAAAGAAGCCGATCCTGAGGTCCGGCCGTGCTTCACGGAGCAGCCGGGGCACCAGCTGCAGCTGGTAGTCCTGCACCCACACGGTGGCCCCCTGGTCCGCATGGCGCACCACGGCGTCGGCGAACCTGCGGTTGACCCGACGGTAGGCGTCCCACCAGGTGCGGTGGAACTCCGGCGGGGCGATGACGTCGTGGTACAGCGGCCAAAGACTGGCGTTGGAAAACCCTTCGTAGTACAGCTCCACGTCATCGGTGCTGAGCTGTACTGGAACGAGGTCCATGCCGCCGTGGCTGAAGGGCTCGACCGTTTCGTCGGGGGCTCCGTGCCAGCCAACCCAGGCGCCGTCGGTCTTGGTCATCATCGGCGCGAGGGCGGTCACCAGCCCTCCGGGCGACCGGCGCCAGCCGGAGCCGTCATCGCTGTCGTCCCCCGGCGC
This region of Arthrobacter sp. DNA4 genomic DNA includes:
- a CDS encoding ABC transporter ATP-binding protein, which encodes MATVTFDNATRLYPGTDKPAVDKLNIDIADGEFLVLVGPSGCGKSTSLRMLAGLEDVNAGRILIGDRDVTDVPPKDRDIAMVFQNYALYPHMTVADNMGFALKIAGVSKEERAERVREAAKLLDLEQYLDRKPKALSGGQRQRVAMGRAIVRNPQVFLMDEPLSNLDAKLRVQTRTQIASLTRRLGVTTVYVTHDQVEAMTMGDRVAVLKDGLLQQVDTPRNLYDRPKNVFVAGFIGSPAMNLLELPVVDGGVQFGGTVYPVPRDVLEEAHGSTVTLGSRPEDLETAPQGEGLKVEVDVVEELGADAYVYGHTNLDGKDHDIVARVDGRRPPMKGEVIYVRPQSGHVHLFDTKTGLRLGD
- a CDS encoding trehalose-6-phosphate synthase, producing the protein MQTPVQEKTAGTATVSSSGSGHAGHTKYDFMVVSNRLPVDRVAPGDDSDDGSGWRRSPGGLVTALAPMMTKTDGAWVGWHGAPDETVEPFSHGGMDLVPVQLSTDDVELYYEGFSNASLWPLYHDVIAPPEFHRTWWDAYRRVNRRFADAVVRHADQGATVWVQDYQLQLVPRLLREARPDLRIGFFNHIPFPPPEIFAQLPWRQAIIDGLLGADLVGFQRPSDAGNFMRSARRFLGASVKQQQVHVKDHNGQLTHIARAQAFPISIDVKQITELAARPDIIERARQIRQDLGNPKTILLGVDRLDYTKGIRHRLKAFEELLADGRLTVGDATLIQVASPSRERVEQYRLLREEVEGTVGHINGTYDTLENTAVRYLHHSYPVEEMVALYLAADVMLVTALRDGMNLVAKEYVTARNNNDGALVLSEFAGAADQLKQALLINPHDIAGLKNTIMTAVELTPREASRRMRAMRKQILDHDVDHWSADFLRALNEKVVRDDS